A DNA window from Helianthus annuus cultivar XRQ/B chromosome 15, HanXRQr2.0-SUNRISE, whole genome shotgun sequence contains the following coding sequences:
- the LOC110910523 gene encoding PRA1 family protein E gives MTPPPITTPPSTATTQIHHSIRPWLTDFLSLSSLSLPLSFPELSLRIQRNLYTYRTNYLFISFLIFLLTLIPHPITFILFIAIIIAWIYLIFYTNEPLFVLDFEIGHRLIVILLSVVTVGALAVTSVWWNVFLSVLISALVVLAHASLRTPDDVEESPYGALLSVVDDDVDAGPYTLV, from the coding sequence ATGACGCCACCACCAATCACCACACCACCGTCAACCGCCACCACCCAAATCCACCACTCCATCCGCCCATGGCTCACCGACTTCCTCTCCTTATCCTCCCTATCTCTCCCACTCTCCTTCCCGGAGCTCTCTCTCCGCATCCAGAGAAACCTCTACACTTACCGCACCAACTACCTCTTCATCTCCTTCCTCATCTTCCTCCTAACCCTAATTCCTCATCCAATCACCTTTATCCTCTTCATCGCCATCATTATCGCATGGATCTACCTAATTTTTTACACGAACGAGCCTCTGTTTGTTCTCGATTTTGAAATCGGACACCGATTGATTGTGATTTTGCTGTCTGTGGTTACTGTTGGTGCCCTAGCTGTGACGAGTGTCTGGTGGAACGTGTTTCTGTCGGTGTTGATTTCTGCACTTGTGGTTTTGGCGCATGCGAGTTTGAGGACTCCGGATGACGTGGAGGAGTCGCCGTACGGAGCGTTGTTGtcggttgttgatgatgatgttgatgctgGACCTTATACGTTGGTGTGA